Below is a window of Drosophila willistoni isolate 14030-0811.24 chromosome XR unlocalized genomic scaffold, UCI_dwil_1.1 Seg144, whole genome shotgun sequence DNA.
tgtactatatatgtataaagatatatatatatacacggAGGCAATCACATACAACACATGCATATATGGCGACACAATACACAACGGGAGCACATGgtgctttttgttgttgtgtgtttttttttttaataaaaaactaaGCGAACGTCACACACTAGCCGACCGACCCCACACGGCCACCGCTACCGCCACCGCCATCCCTCTTGGACCATTTGGCTCCACAATAGATATTCCCACTTACTGTAGCGTGTTCGtcatattgttgttgtattcttatataaacatatacacGATATTGCACTGTTAACTGTTTAGCTAAGGCTTCTATTACTTTTAATAAATAAGGCGTAACTATAATTAGTTATTGCactataaattaaaattattcaataaaaattattcaatttttgCTAGCTTCTTTTGGTGTGTGTGCGCGGAGGAAAAGCTGTTAGGCGCCCGTTGAATTTTCGATAAATCGATAGCTATTACGATTTAATATCGATATATATCGATATGAGAACCAATCAGAGATGACAATAGTAATTGTGTGTTGGCAAATACGCAAATTTGTAATGTTTACacgattttaaataaatattcattcGATTACCTAAATATATTGAAAGTTAACAATTCACGCTTCAAACATTTGTAATGCAACTGATTTACTTCAATTCACAAAcagttttaaatttaaatcattttttgaAAGCCATAAGACCAtaagacaaacaaataaaattaaagccaATCCTATAGTTACTTAGTTAGGCAATTCCacaataagaaagaaaataattttggttCCCTGATGCTTTAACCCAAGACACACATGGATAGAAAATACACATTTTGTGCcaaaaaaacagaacaaaCTTCTTTAAGAATAAGTTAACGAAATAATCACAGGGGGATTGCAACAAATTCCATATCCACAACTAAAACATATTGGTGTTAAAAGTCATCTAACCAATCATTGACATCGGTATGCACATAGTTTCATTTAAGAATTCACGCCAAATTAAGTAAATTACCAAATTTGGGAAAAGCTAGGCTTGTCAAATTGCGAACTAcaaattacatatgtatatcgatAGCAAAccgagtaaaaaaaaaaatcgtctCTAAATGATAGCAGCTGACTAGCCTCTTTCTTTCCGGTTGTCAATAAGGTACGGATGTGTTTACAAAATTCTGCGTATTTTAATCTATCAAAATAACCGGCATCTTTAATATTAATGAAACTATGATTATTCTTTTCAGTGCCGTGCATCCTCTACCACTAAAAAATGGCCGACGTTGATATgtaagttttatttaaatgcaCAAGTTTTTATAATAGTTATTTGATGAAATTAATTGGTCCGTGTTTATGAATTTAAGTTGATTAAAAATCTTCCAATTACTGATTGTTTAATAGTTGAATAAGTTTCAAGTTGACTTTGTTTGAAAAAATGCTAactatttattttccatttacAGTGATGTGCCCTCTGCAGCCCCAGTTTTGGGTGGTGCCATGGACATTAACACCGCTCTCCAGGAAGTTCTGAAGAAGTCTCTGATTGCCGATGGTTTGGTCCATGGCATCCATCAGGCTTGCAAGGCTTTGGACAAGTAAGTTTCCCTCTCTGCACTGAGAAATTGAAGGTTGTttattaattgtcgtattctCTAGGCGTCAAGCTGTCCTGTGCATTTTGGCTGAATCTTTCGATGAGCCCAACTACAAGAAACTGGTCACTGCCCTGTGCAATGAGCATCAGATTCCTTTGATCCGTGTGGACTCGCACAAGAAGCTGGGCGAATGGTCTGGTTTGTGCAAGATCGACAAGGAAGGAAAGCCACGTAAGGTTTGCGGTTGCTCCGTGGTGGTCATCAAGGATTTCGGTGAGGAAACACCCGCTTTAGATGTGGTTAAGGACCATCTCAGACAGAACAGTTAAACACTGTGTCAAGTCTGTTGAATGAGAGACCACATGTTTTTTTTACATCTTATTAAGTTGAAAAAAATACAagacaaataaaagaaaaactaaaattttaaatgttcgTATTGTTCTTATTAGTTATTACCATGACTTGGTAGAGTTTTTTGATTAGAAAGTAAATGCTAGGCAGCTTGGCATATAAATAAGGAGAAGATTCTGTCCTACGCCATTTGTATTATACTTATGTTTAGAGTGATATGGTATACCAACAACGCATACATagtaaacataaaaatatacaCGCATTCAGAGTAGAGTATCTTTTAATTCGCCTAGTAGAAGCCCTAGCTATTACCAGGGATGCAtttttcaaagaaataaatattgcGATAGGTAGGTATTTATCGCAGGCAGTCTTTGGATACATATCGATAGTCAAAAAGTTCTCATCTCTAATTGCTAGCAACTTTTCTGCCTCTTTCTTTCCGGTTGTCTAAAGGTACGGAGGTGTTCCAATTTACACCAAACAGTAATCCGTTAAAATAACCGGCATCCTTATTAATAAGTTCATTATGTTTACTTTTTTCAGTGCTGTGCATTCTCTACCACTAAAATATGGCCGACGTTGATATGTAAGTTCTATTtcgatgtattttttttgtgtaggAATAACTTGATGAAATTAATTGGTCCGTGTTTATGAATTTACGTTGATTAGAAATCTTCCAATTACTGATTGTTTAATAGTTGACTCAGGATCAAATTGACTGTGTTTGAAAAAATGCTAACatcaaatttattttccatttacAGAGATGTGCCCTCTGCAGCCCCAGTTTTGGGTGGTGCCATGGACATTAACACTGCTCTCCAGGAAGTCTTGAAGAAGTCTCTGATTGCCGATGGTTTAGTCCATGGCATCCATCAGGCCTGCAAGGCTTTGGACAAGTAAGTTACCATTTCTGCactgaaaaaagaaaagtttgtttattaattgtcgtattctCCAGGCGTCAAGCTGTCCTGTGCATTTTGGCTGAATCCTTCGATGAGCCCAACTACAAGAAACTGGTCACTGCCCTGTGCAACGAGCATCAGATTCCTTTGATCCGTGTGGACTCGCACAAGAAGCTGGGCGAATGGTCTGGTTTGTGCAAGATCGACAAGGAAGGTAAGCCACGTAAGGTTTGCGGTTGCTCTGTGGTGGTCATCAAGGATTTCGGTGAGGAAACACCTGCTTTAGATGTGGTTAAGGACCATCTCAGACAGAACAGTTAAACACTGTGTCAAGTCTGTTGAATGAGAGACCAcctaagttttatttttagttttctagTGCGactaaaataaaagaaaagataaagtaatttttggaatgttctttatttcatttgataaatatttttgcatttaaacCTTGCCCAGACATGTGAGCTTGTGCTGCGGCCAATCCTTTAGCTGGCATTCACTGTGGttgaagaataaaaaaaaccaattgacAACCTAAGCTAGAGATAAAGTAGTCAAACGACTTACCGTGAACAATAATGAATCTGCTTGCAGTTGGCGCACTTCTTTGAGGCCTTTGCCTTGCATATGGGACAAGATTTGGTAGAGGAGTTGGTGGCATTCTCGTTGCCTTCAACGCTAGCACCTCCGACAGCTCCTTCAGCATCTTTATCGACGTTGTCGTCTACCTTGCCATCGGCCAGGTTCTGCTCCAACTCGCAGAGTAAATCTGTGCTATAGGCTGCACTCAATTTGCTGGCCAAGGCGCAGATTTCCTCTCGATTAGTGTTTAGGAACACAGAGTCTTGGGCCTGGGCTATTTGATAGAATCCGCCATCGCGCTCAACTTGTTTGAGCAAGTCCTCTTGGATTTGTGGCACATCTTCaagtaataaattttgtgACTTATCCGCTACATTACCGCTAAGAGTTAGGCGACCGAGAAATTGTTTCAAATCGATTAACACTGGCAACTGATCCAGTATGACATCATTCATCAGACCTACGAGCTAAGTACGATAGGAAATGCATTtgagaggaggaggagggcGAAGTGAGGCTGATCTTTCTTTACCTTAGACAACTGCTTGCAACGTGCCTCATTGAGGGTGTAATTCTCCATTGTTTCTGGATTGAGTATTAATTGACGGACACAAAACCAAGCCTGAGCTTCGGGCTTTATTATCTTGGCCACATCGTCTACAGTGGTCCACTTTTCATCAATGTATTTCTCAATTCCCTTGCTGGTCTTACGCTGCCAGGGACGAAAGCAGAGTACATCGGTTACGAGCCATGGTATATCATGGGTAATCATCATACGACGGGCTGCACTCAGATGCAGTAGGGCAACATTATCAGCTAGATAATTCAATATGGAGATGCAACGCAAGCCAATCTTATAGATCAGATCTCTTTTCTGGCGCTCCAGTTCGGTTAGCACAGCCTCGTCGACATCCACTTTTGATTCGTTCTCATGATAGCCCATGCTAACCAAACCA
It encodes the following:
- the LOC6639511 gene encoding 40S ribosomal protein S12 produces the protein MADVDIDVPSAAPVLGGAMDINTALQEVLKKSLIADGLVHGIHQACKALDKRQAVLCILAESFDEPNYKKLVTALCNEHQIPLIRVDSHKKLGEWSGLCKIDKEGKPRKVCGCSVVVIKDFGEETPALDVVKDHLRQNS
- the LOC6638647 gene encoding 40S ribosomal protein S12, which produces MADVDIDVPSAAPVLGGAMDINTALQEVLKKSLIADGLVHGIHQACKALDKRQAVLCILAESFDEPNYKKLVTALCNEHQIPLIRVDSHKKLGEWSGLCKIDKEGKPRKVCGCSVVVIKDFGEETPALDVVKDHLRQNS
- the LOC6638646 gene encoding zinc finger MYND domain-containing protein 10 homolog codes for the protein MVNFVYPEELYFFVESIRSFEVSQIGSSKWLEVHEMVIKLSQQAAFEVAQHREEEVKEFLISRDKLRLLIHEAYCVNLWKTRVLPHLLEIDPNPQATFLIYTVLYHEAALVALLDLCLYHPSGCEVLQESVLDLIDYCAHSVSQVIGLVSMGYHENESKVDVDEAVLTELERQKRDLIYKIGLRCISILNYLADNVALLHLSAARRMMITHDIPWLVTDVLCFRPWQRKTSKGIEKYIDEKWTTVDDVAKIIKPEAQAWFCVRQLILNPETMENYTLNEARCKQLSKLVGLMNDVILDQLPVLIDLKQFLGRLTLSGNVADKSQNLLLEDVPQIQEDLLKQVERDGGFYQIAQAQDSVFLNTNREEICALASKLSAAYSTDLLCELEQNLADGKVDDNVDKDAEGAVGGASVEGNENATNSSTKSCPICKAKASKKCANCKQIHYCSRECQLKDWPQHKLTCLGKV